A stretch of Arachis hypogaea cultivar Tifrunner chromosome 15, arahy.Tifrunner.gnm2.J5K5, whole genome shotgun sequence DNA encodes these proteins:
- the LOC112749949 gene encoding DNA repair protein REV1 isoform X10, translating to MDSRLSNSSSSTHHSNSKKRKKNATANNTNQKTLGVAWGSKSLSASSCSSRKSPFSDFSSYMAHKNCKLQNQFDSEASASAARKPIFSGVSIFVDGFTVPSSQELRGYMLKYDGRFENYFSRHCVTHIICSNLPDSKVKNIRAFSAGLPVVKPTWILDSIAANRLLSWVPYQLEQVASNQPKLSAFFTLKSSKMSEDTFTNALCQVEPDVQDSFPRVGQLKERHPSEVGEMVEVCRQISNESNDISSKKTDVFMMEEPIGERVICDEEKLAEANSSETNNERNTEGELDPTYQEPSTSFSIPCSDNQNVHQFPSSEATGSSKQCHSTLTDPNFVENYFKNSRLHFIGTWRQRYRKRFPTLSTGLNNGISNSNKSDIKSVILHVDMDCFFVSVVIRNKPALFDKPVAVCHSNNSKGTSEISSANYPARSYGIRAGMFVRDAKALCPHLVTFPYNFEAYEEVADQFYSILHRHCNKVQAVSCDEAFLDFTDAMVEDPELLASSIRKEIYETTRCTASAGIGGNMLMARIATRTAKPNGQCYITPERVDDHLNQLPVDALPGIGYVLQEKLKKQSVNTCGQLRMISKNSLQKEYGMKTGEMLWNYSRGIDYRSVGIIQECKSIGADVNWGVRFRDMKDCEHFLINLCKEVSLRLQCCGVQGRTFTLKIKKRRKDADEPAKFMGCGDCENLSHSVTIPLATENVEILQRIVKQLLGCFYIGTEKYTLKSWLTSGSASVEKQKYHMGHNKHNSDCANCASSHGCIHSQGSSFQIDNKILNIHVSGDPISTPPPLCQLDVEVIRNLPSEVFSELNEIYGGKLIDFIAKGKGKCESSSSLGNSLEDDATCKEEDLPYSDPIPLNQIFSENKAMQHERVLGSGHGSCSQVTHNSNIERDDLLPSSLSQIDASVLQQIPEDLKAVILEHLPAHRAQDFCSTPAICPGRINQDSVGVDTSKNCPGTVNHALNDSLWAGNLPSWMDKFKDSSCLRKLGEIYHRSGFNSQLSSVLPQFLSEFHHLDLTQEIYDETVNIMCELLKQYVKVKIERDIEEIYICFRLLKRFAVKSQFFSRVYNDIFPFLQAAVDDNYGGSLFMP from the exons ATGGACTCGCGTCTCTCCAATTCCTCGTCTTCCACTCATCACTCTAATtctaagaaaaggaagaagaatgccACCGCCAACAACACCAACCAGAAAACCCTAGGCGTCGCTTGGGGCTCAAAGTCCCTCTCTGCCTCCTCTTGCTCCTCTCGAAAATCCCCGTTCTCTGATTTCAGCAG TTACATGGCACACAAGAATTGCAAACTTCAGAACCAGTTCGACTCCGAAGCTTCCGCATCTGCTGCTCGGAAACCAATTTTCAGTGGAGTTTCTATATTTGTTGATGGTTTCACGGTCCCTTCCAGCCAG GAGCTGCGGGGCTACATGTTAAAGTATGATGGAAGGTTCGAGAATTATTTCTCAAGACATTGTGTCACACATATTATCTGCAGCAATCTTCCTGATAGTAAAGTTAAGAACATCAG AGCCTTCAGTGCAGGACTACCAGTAGTAAAACCCACTTGGATTTTAGATTCAATTGCTGCTAACAGACTCTTAAGCT GGGTGCCTTATCAACTTGAGCAGGTTGCTAGTAACCAACCAAAACTGTCAGCATTCTTCACATTGAAAAGTAGCAAGATGTCAGAGGACACTTTTACAAATGCCCTTTGTCAAGTGGAACCAGACGTTCAAGATTCATTCCCAAGGGTTGGCCAACTGAAGGAGAGACACCCATCTGAAGTTGGGGAGATGGTTGAAGTTTGCAGGCAAATCAGTAATGAATCGAATGATATTTCCTCCAAGAAAACTGATGTATTTATGATGGAAGAGCCTATTGGTGAAAGAGTTATATGTGATGAAGAAAAGCTTGCAGAAGCAAACAGTTCAGAAACTAATAATGAAAGAAACACTGAAGGGGAGCTTGATCCTACTTATCAAGAACCTTCTACATCATTTAGTATTCCCTGCTCAGATAACCAGAATGTACATCAATTTCCAAGTTCTGAAGCCACTGGATCCTCTAAACAATGTCATTCAACTCTTACAGACCCCAATTTTGTAGAAAATTATTTCAAG AATTCACGACTTCACTTTATAGGAACCTGGAGACAACGGTATCGAAAACGGTTCCCAACGTTGTCTACTGGTCTGAATAATGGAATTTCTAACAGTAATAAATCCGATATTAAGTCGGTTATTCTTCATGTTGACATG GACTGCTTTTTCGTTTCTGTGGTTATCAGAAACAAACCTGCGTTGTTTGACAAGCCTGTAGCTGTATGTCACTCAAATAATTCGAAGGGAACATCTGAGATTTCCTCTGCAAATTACCCAGCTCGTAGTTATG GTATCAGAGCTGGTATGTTTGTTCGAGATGCCAAGGCTCTTTGTCCCCATCTTGTTACCTTTCCATACAACTTTGAAGCTTATGAGGAA GTAGCTGATCAATTTTATAGTATATTGCATCGGCATTGCAACAAAGTGCAG GCTGTAAGCTGTGATGAAGCATTTTTGGACTTCACAGATGCTATGGTTGAAGATCCTGAACTTTTGGCTTCATCAATTAGAAAAGAGATCTATGAAACCACTAGGTGTACAGCAAGTGCTGGTATAGGGGGGAATATGCTTATGGCTCGTATTGCTACTAGGACCGCAAAACCAAATGGTCAATGTTACATAACTCCAGAGAGA GTTGATGATCATTTAAATCAACTTCCAGTTGATGCTCTTCCTGGTATAGGGTATGTTttacaagagaaattaaagaagcagAGTGTTAATACTTGTGGACAGTTGCGAATGATTTCCAAG AACTCACTGCAGAAGGAATATGGAATGAAAACAGGGGAAATGCTGTGGAATTATAGCAGAGGAATTGATTATCGATCAGTAGGGATCATTCAG GAATGTAAGTCTATCGGTGCGGATGTTAATTGGGGTGTGAGGTTCAGAGATATGAAAGAT TGTGAACACTTCCTAATAAACCTATGCAAGGAAGTTTCGTTGCGTTTGCAATGTTGTGGAGTACAGGGGCGCACTTTCACTCTAAAG ataaaaaagagaagaaaagatgcTGATGAACCTGCAAAGTTTATGGGCTGTGGGGACTGTGAAAACTTGAGTCACTCTGTAACG ATTCCTCTTGCAACTGAAAATGTGGAAATACTTCAACGAATAGTAAAGCAACTTCTTGGATGCTTTTACATAG GTACAGAGAAGTATACTTTGAAATCATGGCTTACTTCAGGATCTGCAAGTGTGGAAAAACAGAAATATCATATGG GTCATAACAAACACAATTCGGATTGTGCGAATTGTGCTTCAAGTCATGGATGCATTCATTCACAAGGCTCTTCATTTCAAATTGACAATAAAATACTAAATATTCATGTTAGTGGTGATCCGATTTCAACACCACCTCCTTTATGTCAGCTTGATGTGGAAGTTATTAGAAATCTTCCCTCTGAAGTATTTTCAGAACTAAATGAAATTTATGGAGGGAAGTTAATTGATTTTATTGCTAAAGGAAAAGGCAAATGTGAGAGTTCTAGCTCTCTAGGAAACTCATTGGAGGATGACG CTACATGTAAAGAAGAGGACCTTCCATATTCTGATCCTATTCctctaaatcaaatcttttcagaAAATAAG GCAATGCAGCATGAAAGAGTACTTGGCTCAGGACATGGATCCTGTTCCCAAGTTACTCATAATTCGAACATTGAAAGAGATGATTTATTGCCTTCTTCTTTAAGCCAAATTGATGCTTCAGTGTTACAGCAAATTCCTGAGGATTTGAAAGCTGTTATTCTTGAGCATCTTCCTGCACACAGGGCGCAAGATTTCTGCTCTACTCCTGCCATTTGCCCTGGTAGAATCAATCAGGATTCAGTAGGTGTTGATACTTCAAAGAATTGTCCTGGAACAGTTAACCATGCTTTGAATGACAGTCTTTGGGCCGGTAATCTTCCAAGTTGGATGGACAAGTTTAAAGACAGCAGTTGCTTAAGGAAGCTTGGAGAAATCTATCATAGATCTGGGTTTAATAGCCAGTTATCTTCAGTTTTACCCCAATTTTTATCTGAGTTTCACCACCTAGATCTTACCCAAGAGATTTACGATGAAACTGTTAACATCATGTGTGAGCTACTGAAGCAATATGTCAAAGTGAAGATAGAGAGAGATATTGAAGAGATTTATATTTGTTTTCGGCTTCTGAAAAG GTTTGCAGTGAAGTCCCAATTTTTCTCCCGTGTATATAATGATATATTTCCATTCCTTCAG GCAGCCGTAGATGACAATTACGGAGGAAGCTTGTTTATGCCATAA
- the LOC112749949 gene encoding DNA repair protein REV1 isoform X12 produces MDSRLSNSSSSTHHSNSKKRKKNATANNTNQKTLGVAWGSKSLSASSCSSRKSPFSDFSSYMAHKNCKLQNQFDSEASASAARKPIFSGVSIFVDGFTVPSSQELRGYMLKYDGRFENYFSRHCVTHIICSNLPDSKVKNIRAFSAGLPVVKPTWILDSIAANRLLSWVPYQLEQVASNQPKLSAFFTLKSSKMSEDTFTNALCQVEPDVQDSFPRVGQLKERHPSEVGEMVEVCRQISNESNDISSKKTDVFMMEEPIGERVICDEEKLAEANSSETNNERNTEGELDPTYQEPSTSFSIPCSDNQNVHQFPSSEATGSSKQCHSTLTDPNFVENYFKNSRLHFIGTWRQRYRKRFPTLSTGLNNGISNSNKSDIKSVILHVDMDCFFVSVVIRNKPALFDKPVAVCHSNNSKGTSEISSANYPARSYGIRAGMFVRDAKALCPHLVTFPYNFEAYEEVADQFYSILHRHCNKVQAVSCDEAFLDFTDAMVEDPELLASSIRKEIYETTRCTASAGIGGNMLMARIATRTAKPNGQCYITPERVDDHLNQLPVDALPGIGYVLQEKLKKQSVNTCGQLRMISKNSLQKEYGMKTGEMLWNYSRGIDYRSVGIIQECKSIGADVNWGVRFRDMKDCEHFLINLCKEVSLRLQCCGVQGRTFTLKIKKRRKDADEPAKFMGCGDCENLSHSVTIPLATENVEILQRIVKQLLGCFYIDVKEIRGIGLHVSRLENADTSKQGTEKYTLKSWLTSGSASVEKQKYHMGHNKHNSDCANCASSHGCIHSQGSSFQIDNKILNIHVSGDPISTPPPLCQLDVEVIRNLPSEVFSELNEIYGGKLIDFIAKGKGKCESSSSLGNSLEDDATCKEEDLPYSDPIPLNQIFSENKAMQHERVLGSGHGSCSQVTHNSNIERDDLLPSSLSQIDASVLQQIPEDLKAVILEHLPAHRAQDFCSTPAICPGRINQDSVGVDTSKNCPGTVNHALNDSLWAGNLPSWMDKFKDSSCLRKLGEIYHRSGFNSQLSSVLPQFLSEFHHLDLTQEIYDETVNIMCELLKQYVKVKIERDIEEIYICFRLLKRQP; encoded by the exons ATGGACTCGCGTCTCTCCAATTCCTCGTCTTCCACTCATCACTCTAATtctaagaaaaggaagaagaatgccACCGCCAACAACACCAACCAGAAAACCCTAGGCGTCGCTTGGGGCTCAAAGTCCCTCTCTGCCTCCTCTTGCTCCTCTCGAAAATCCCCGTTCTCTGATTTCAGCAG TTACATGGCACACAAGAATTGCAAACTTCAGAACCAGTTCGACTCCGAAGCTTCCGCATCTGCTGCTCGGAAACCAATTTTCAGTGGAGTTTCTATATTTGTTGATGGTTTCACGGTCCCTTCCAGCCAG GAGCTGCGGGGCTACATGTTAAAGTATGATGGAAGGTTCGAGAATTATTTCTCAAGACATTGTGTCACACATATTATCTGCAGCAATCTTCCTGATAGTAAAGTTAAGAACATCAG AGCCTTCAGTGCAGGACTACCAGTAGTAAAACCCACTTGGATTTTAGATTCAATTGCTGCTAACAGACTCTTAAGCT GGGTGCCTTATCAACTTGAGCAGGTTGCTAGTAACCAACCAAAACTGTCAGCATTCTTCACATTGAAAAGTAGCAAGATGTCAGAGGACACTTTTACAAATGCCCTTTGTCAAGTGGAACCAGACGTTCAAGATTCATTCCCAAGGGTTGGCCAACTGAAGGAGAGACACCCATCTGAAGTTGGGGAGATGGTTGAAGTTTGCAGGCAAATCAGTAATGAATCGAATGATATTTCCTCCAAGAAAACTGATGTATTTATGATGGAAGAGCCTATTGGTGAAAGAGTTATATGTGATGAAGAAAAGCTTGCAGAAGCAAACAGTTCAGAAACTAATAATGAAAGAAACACTGAAGGGGAGCTTGATCCTACTTATCAAGAACCTTCTACATCATTTAGTATTCCCTGCTCAGATAACCAGAATGTACATCAATTTCCAAGTTCTGAAGCCACTGGATCCTCTAAACAATGTCATTCAACTCTTACAGACCCCAATTTTGTAGAAAATTATTTCAAG AATTCACGACTTCACTTTATAGGAACCTGGAGACAACGGTATCGAAAACGGTTCCCAACGTTGTCTACTGGTCTGAATAATGGAATTTCTAACAGTAATAAATCCGATATTAAGTCGGTTATTCTTCATGTTGACATG GACTGCTTTTTCGTTTCTGTGGTTATCAGAAACAAACCTGCGTTGTTTGACAAGCCTGTAGCTGTATGTCACTCAAATAATTCGAAGGGAACATCTGAGATTTCCTCTGCAAATTACCCAGCTCGTAGTTATG GTATCAGAGCTGGTATGTTTGTTCGAGATGCCAAGGCTCTTTGTCCCCATCTTGTTACCTTTCCATACAACTTTGAAGCTTATGAGGAA GTAGCTGATCAATTTTATAGTATATTGCATCGGCATTGCAACAAAGTGCAG GCTGTAAGCTGTGATGAAGCATTTTTGGACTTCACAGATGCTATGGTTGAAGATCCTGAACTTTTGGCTTCATCAATTAGAAAAGAGATCTATGAAACCACTAGGTGTACAGCAAGTGCTGGTATAGGGGGGAATATGCTTATGGCTCGTATTGCTACTAGGACCGCAAAACCAAATGGTCAATGTTACATAACTCCAGAGAGA GTTGATGATCATTTAAATCAACTTCCAGTTGATGCTCTTCCTGGTATAGGGTATGTTttacaagagaaattaaagaagcagAGTGTTAATACTTGTGGACAGTTGCGAATGATTTCCAAG AACTCACTGCAGAAGGAATATGGAATGAAAACAGGGGAAATGCTGTGGAATTATAGCAGAGGAATTGATTATCGATCAGTAGGGATCATTCAG GAATGTAAGTCTATCGGTGCGGATGTTAATTGGGGTGTGAGGTTCAGAGATATGAAAGAT TGTGAACACTTCCTAATAAACCTATGCAAGGAAGTTTCGTTGCGTTTGCAATGTTGTGGAGTACAGGGGCGCACTTTCACTCTAAAG ataaaaaagagaagaaaagatgcTGATGAACCTGCAAAGTTTATGGGCTGTGGGGACTGTGAAAACTTGAGTCACTCTGTAACG ATTCCTCTTGCAACTGAAAATGTGGAAATACTTCAACGAATAGTAAAGCAACTTCTTGGATGCTTTTACATAG ATGTTAAAGAGATTCGCGGTATTGGATTGCATGTTTCCAGACTTGAAAATGCAGATACGTCTAAGCAAGGTAC AGAGAAGTATACTTTGAAATCATGGCTTACTTCAGGATCTGCAAGTGTGGAAAAACAGAAATATCATATGG GTCATAACAAACACAATTCGGATTGTGCGAATTGTGCTTCAAGTCATGGATGCATTCATTCACAAGGCTCTTCATTTCAAATTGACAATAAAATACTAAATATTCATGTTAGTGGTGATCCGATTTCAACACCACCTCCTTTATGTCAGCTTGATGTGGAAGTTATTAGAAATCTTCCCTCTGAAGTATTTTCAGAACTAAATGAAATTTATGGAGGGAAGTTAATTGATTTTATTGCTAAAGGAAAAGGCAAATGTGAGAGTTCTAGCTCTCTAGGAAACTCATTGGAGGATGACG CTACATGTAAAGAAGAGGACCTTCCATATTCTGATCCTATTCctctaaatcaaatcttttcagaAAATAAG GCAATGCAGCATGAAAGAGTACTTGGCTCAGGACATGGATCCTGTTCCCAAGTTACTCATAATTCGAACATTGAAAGAGATGATTTATTGCCTTCTTCTTTAAGCCAAATTGATGCTTCAGTGTTACAGCAAATTCCTGAGGATTTGAAAGCTGTTATTCTTGAGCATCTTCCTGCACACAGGGCGCAAGATTTCTGCTCTACTCCTGCCATTTGCCCTGGTAGAATCAATCAGGATTCAGTAGGTGTTGATACTTCAAAGAATTGTCCTGGAACAGTTAACCATGCTTTGAATGACAGTCTTTGGGCCGGTAATCTTCCAAGTTGGATGGACAAGTTTAAAGACAGCAGTTGCTTAAGGAAGCTTGGAGAAATCTATCATAGATCTGGGTTTAATAGCCAGTTATCTTCAGTTTTACCCCAATTTTTATCTGAGTTTCACCACCTAGATCTTACCCAAGAGATTTACGATGAAACTGTTAACATCATGTGTGAGCTACTGAAGCAATATGTCAAAGTGAAGATAGAGAGAGATATTGAAGAGATTTATATTTGTTTTCGGCTTCTGAAAAG GCAGCCGTAG
- the LOC112749949 gene encoding DNA repair protein REV1 isoform X11: MDSRLSNSSSSTHHSNSKKRKKNATANNTNQKTLGVAWGSKSLSASSCSSRKSPFSDFSSYMAHKNCKLQNQFDSEASASAARKPIFSGVSIFVDGFTVPSSQELRGYMLKYDGRFENYFSRHCVTHIICSNLPDSKVKNIRAFSAGLPVVKPTWILDSIAANRLLSWVPYQLEQVASNQPKLSAFFTLKSSKMSEDTFTNALCQVEPDVQDSFPRVGQLKERHPSEVGEMVEVCRQISNESNDISSKKTDVFMMEEPIGERVICDEEKLAEANSSETNNERNTEGELDPTYQEPSTSFSIPCSDNQNVHQFPSSEATGSSKQCHSTLTDPNFVENYFKNSRLHFIGTWRQRYRKRFPTLSTGLNNGISNSNKSDIKSVILHVDMDCFFVSVVIRNKPALFDKPVAVCHSNNSKGTSEISSANYPARSYGIRAGMFVRDAKALCPHLVTFPYNFEAYEEVADQFYSILHRHCNKVQAVSCDEAFLDFTDAMVEDPELLASSIRKEIYETTRCTASAGIGGNMLMARIATRTAKPNGQCYITPERVDDHLNQLPVDALPGIGYVLQEKLKKQSVNTCGQLRMISKNSLQKEYGMKTGEMLWNYSRGIDYRSVGIIQECKSIGADVNWGVRFRDMKDCEHFLINLCKEVSLRLQCCGVQGRTFTLKIKKRRKDADEPAKFMGCGDCENLSHSVTIPLATENVEILQRIVKQLLGCFYIDVKEIRGIGLHVSRLENADTSKQGTEKYTLKSWLTSGSASVEKQKYHMGHNKHNSDCANCASSHGCIHSQGSSFQIDNKILNIHVSGDPISTPPPLCQLDVEVIRNLPSEVFSELNEIYGGKLIDFIAKGKGKCESSSSLGNSLEDDAATCKEEDLPYSDPIPLNQIFSENKAMQHERVLGSGHGSCSQVTHNSNIERDDLLPSSLSQIDASVLQQIPEDLKAVILEHLPAHRAQDFCSTPAICPGRINQDSVGVDTSKNCPGTVNHALNDSLWAGNLPSWMDKFKDSSCLRKLGEIYHRSGFNSQLSSVLPQFLSEFHHLDLTQEIYDETVNIMCELLKQYVKVKIERDIEEIYICFRLLKRQP, translated from the exons ATGGACTCGCGTCTCTCCAATTCCTCGTCTTCCACTCATCACTCTAATtctaagaaaaggaagaagaatgccACCGCCAACAACACCAACCAGAAAACCCTAGGCGTCGCTTGGGGCTCAAAGTCCCTCTCTGCCTCCTCTTGCTCCTCTCGAAAATCCCCGTTCTCTGATTTCAGCAG TTACATGGCACACAAGAATTGCAAACTTCAGAACCAGTTCGACTCCGAAGCTTCCGCATCTGCTGCTCGGAAACCAATTTTCAGTGGAGTTTCTATATTTGTTGATGGTTTCACGGTCCCTTCCAGCCAG GAGCTGCGGGGCTACATGTTAAAGTATGATGGAAGGTTCGAGAATTATTTCTCAAGACATTGTGTCACACATATTATCTGCAGCAATCTTCCTGATAGTAAAGTTAAGAACATCAG AGCCTTCAGTGCAGGACTACCAGTAGTAAAACCCACTTGGATTTTAGATTCAATTGCTGCTAACAGACTCTTAAGCT GGGTGCCTTATCAACTTGAGCAGGTTGCTAGTAACCAACCAAAACTGTCAGCATTCTTCACATTGAAAAGTAGCAAGATGTCAGAGGACACTTTTACAAATGCCCTTTGTCAAGTGGAACCAGACGTTCAAGATTCATTCCCAAGGGTTGGCCAACTGAAGGAGAGACACCCATCTGAAGTTGGGGAGATGGTTGAAGTTTGCAGGCAAATCAGTAATGAATCGAATGATATTTCCTCCAAGAAAACTGATGTATTTATGATGGAAGAGCCTATTGGTGAAAGAGTTATATGTGATGAAGAAAAGCTTGCAGAAGCAAACAGTTCAGAAACTAATAATGAAAGAAACACTGAAGGGGAGCTTGATCCTACTTATCAAGAACCTTCTACATCATTTAGTATTCCCTGCTCAGATAACCAGAATGTACATCAATTTCCAAGTTCTGAAGCCACTGGATCCTCTAAACAATGTCATTCAACTCTTACAGACCCCAATTTTGTAGAAAATTATTTCAAG AATTCACGACTTCACTTTATAGGAACCTGGAGACAACGGTATCGAAAACGGTTCCCAACGTTGTCTACTGGTCTGAATAATGGAATTTCTAACAGTAATAAATCCGATATTAAGTCGGTTATTCTTCATGTTGACATG GACTGCTTTTTCGTTTCTGTGGTTATCAGAAACAAACCTGCGTTGTTTGACAAGCCTGTAGCTGTATGTCACTCAAATAATTCGAAGGGAACATCTGAGATTTCCTCTGCAAATTACCCAGCTCGTAGTTATG GTATCAGAGCTGGTATGTTTGTTCGAGATGCCAAGGCTCTTTGTCCCCATCTTGTTACCTTTCCATACAACTTTGAAGCTTATGAGGAA GTAGCTGATCAATTTTATAGTATATTGCATCGGCATTGCAACAAAGTGCAG GCTGTAAGCTGTGATGAAGCATTTTTGGACTTCACAGATGCTATGGTTGAAGATCCTGAACTTTTGGCTTCATCAATTAGAAAAGAGATCTATGAAACCACTAGGTGTACAGCAAGTGCTGGTATAGGGGGGAATATGCTTATGGCTCGTATTGCTACTAGGACCGCAAAACCAAATGGTCAATGTTACATAACTCCAGAGAGA GTTGATGATCATTTAAATCAACTTCCAGTTGATGCTCTTCCTGGTATAGGGTATGTTttacaagagaaattaaagaagcagAGTGTTAATACTTGTGGACAGTTGCGAATGATTTCCAAG AACTCACTGCAGAAGGAATATGGAATGAAAACAGGGGAAATGCTGTGGAATTATAGCAGAGGAATTGATTATCGATCAGTAGGGATCATTCAG GAATGTAAGTCTATCGGTGCGGATGTTAATTGGGGTGTGAGGTTCAGAGATATGAAAGAT TGTGAACACTTCCTAATAAACCTATGCAAGGAAGTTTCGTTGCGTTTGCAATGTTGTGGAGTACAGGGGCGCACTTTCACTCTAAAG ataaaaaagagaagaaaagatgcTGATGAACCTGCAAAGTTTATGGGCTGTGGGGACTGTGAAAACTTGAGTCACTCTGTAACG ATTCCTCTTGCAACTGAAAATGTGGAAATACTTCAACGAATAGTAAAGCAACTTCTTGGATGCTTTTACATAG ATGTTAAAGAGATTCGCGGTATTGGATTGCATGTTTCCAGACTTGAAAATGCAGATACGTCTAAGCAAGGTAC AGAGAAGTATACTTTGAAATCATGGCTTACTTCAGGATCTGCAAGTGTGGAAAAACAGAAATATCATATGG GTCATAACAAACACAATTCGGATTGTGCGAATTGTGCTTCAAGTCATGGATGCATTCATTCACAAGGCTCTTCATTTCAAATTGACAATAAAATACTAAATATTCATGTTAGTGGTGATCCGATTTCAACACCACCTCCTTTATGTCAGCTTGATGTGGAAGTTATTAGAAATCTTCCCTCTGAAGTATTTTCAGAACTAAATGAAATTTATGGAGGGAAGTTAATTGATTTTATTGCTAAAGGAAAAGGCAAATGTGAGAGTTCTAGCTCTCTAGGAAACTCATTGGAGGATGACG CAGCTACATGTAAAGAAGAGGACCTTCCATATTCTGATCCTATTCctctaaatcaaatcttttcagaAAATAAG GCAATGCAGCATGAAAGAGTACTTGGCTCAGGACATGGATCCTGTTCCCAAGTTACTCATAATTCGAACATTGAAAGAGATGATTTATTGCCTTCTTCTTTAAGCCAAATTGATGCTTCAGTGTTACAGCAAATTCCTGAGGATTTGAAAGCTGTTATTCTTGAGCATCTTCCTGCACACAGGGCGCAAGATTTCTGCTCTACTCCTGCCATTTGCCCTGGTAGAATCAATCAGGATTCAGTAGGTGTTGATACTTCAAAGAATTGTCCTGGAACAGTTAACCATGCTTTGAATGACAGTCTTTGGGCCGGTAATCTTCCAAGTTGGATGGACAAGTTTAAAGACAGCAGTTGCTTAAGGAAGCTTGGAGAAATCTATCATAGATCTGGGTTTAATAGCCAGTTATCTTCAGTTTTACCCCAATTTTTATCTGAGTTTCACCACCTAGATCTTACCCAAGAGATTTACGATGAAACTGTTAACATCATGTGTGAGCTACTGAAGCAATATGTCAAAGTGAAGATAGAGAGAGATATTGAAGAGATTTATATTTGTTTTCGGCTTCTGAAAAG GCAGCCGTAG